A window of the Equus asinus isolate D_3611 breed Donkey chromosome 20, EquAss-T2T_v2, whole genome shotgun sequence genome harbors these coding sequences:
- the ANKRD49 gene encoding ankyrin repeat domain-containing protein 49 has protein sequence MEKEKVNDDGKPDSEDSLDFSEHFNQLELLETHGHLIPTGTQSLWEENSDEDDQDEKTEEWYQLQEKKMGKDPSKLLLWAAEKNRLATVQRLLSEKATHVNTRDEDEYTPLHRAAYGGHLDVVRELIAQGADVHAVTVDGWTPLHSACKWNNTRVASFLLQHDADINAQTKGLLTPLHLAAGNRDSKDTLELLLMNRYIKPGLKNNLEETAFDIARRTSIYHYLFEIVEDCTNSSPQS, from the exons atggaaaaagagaaggTAAATGATGATGGAAAACCAGACTCAGAGGATTCCTTGGATTTTTCTGAACACTTTAACCAACTTGAATTGTTGGAAACACATGGACACCTTATTCCCACTGGTACCCAAAGTCTCTGGGAAGAGAATTCTGATGAAGATGACcaagatgaaaaaactgaagagTGGTatcaattgcaagaaaaaaaaatgggaaaagatccAAGCAAATTGCTTCTTTGGGCTGCTGAAAAGAATCgg cttgCTACAGTGCAGAGACTGCTTTCTGAAAAGGCCACTCATGTGAACACTAGAGATGAAGATGAGTATACTCCTCTTCATCGAGCAGCCTACGGTGGACACTTAGATGTTGTCCGTGAGCTGATTGCACAAGGGGCAGATGTTCATGCGGTGACCGTGGATGGCTGGACACCCCTGCATAGTGCTTGTAAGTGGAATAATACCAGAGTGGCTTCTTTCTTACTCCAGCATGATGCAGATATCAACGCCCAAACCAAAGGGCTCTTGACCCCTTTACATCTTGCTGCTGGGAACAGAGACAGCAAAGATACCCTAGAACTCCTCCTGATGAACCGCTACATCAAACCCGGTCTGAAAAACAACTTGGAGGAAACTGCATTTGATATCGCCAGGAGGACGAGTATCTATCACTACCTCTTTGAAATTGTGGAAGACTGCACAAATTCTTCACCTCAGTCTTAA